A window of the Vibrio pomeroyi genome harbors these coding sequences:
- a CDS encoding Bcr/CflA family multidrug efflux MFS transporter, with the protein MQTSTTQSPSSQPETPQLGLMLFLILGAIGALTPLAIDMYLPAMPTIAKDLGVTAGEVQITLTAYTAGFALGQLLHGPLADSYGRKPVLLIGVFLFAIASMVSATTHGIEALTYIRTAQGFAGAAAAVIIQAVVRDMFDREDFARTMSFVTLVMTVAPLVAPMIGGYLALWFGWRSIFWVLAIFAVIVILAVSMKIPETLPTENRQPLRFKTTIRNYARLCKNPTAMGLIFSGAFSFSGMFAFLTAGSFVYIDIYGVRPDLFGYLFGLNIVAMILMTSINGRIVKKVGSHAMLKLGLSIQLFAGLGLLVGWSLDIGLWGIVPFVMLFIGTLSTIGSNSMALLLSGYPNMAGTASSLAGTLRFGTGSVVGAIVAMLPSDTAGPMAMVMAACAILSALLYWTLGKKA; encoded by the coding sequence ATGCAGACATCTACCACACAGAGCCCAAGCTCCCAACCTGAAACTCCTCAATTAGGCTTAATGCTATTTTTGATTCTCGGTGCAATTGGCGCACTGACGCCGCTCGCGATCGATATGTATTTGCCGGCGATGCCGACCATTGCCAAAGATCTTGGTGTGACGGCGGGTGAAGTACAAATTACGCTAACAGCTTATACCGCAGGTTTCGCGTTGGGGCAGTTATTGCACGGTCCATTAGCCGACAGTTATGGTCGCAAGCCTGTACTGTTGATTGGTGTGTTCCTGTTTGCTATCGCTTCTATGGTAAGTGCAACAACGCATGGTATTGAAGCGCTGACTTACATCCGTACCGCGCAAGGTTTTGCAGGTGCTGCAGCCGCCGTTATTATTCAAGCTGTGGTAAGAGACATGTTTGACCGCGAAGATTTCGCGAGAACCATGTCTTTCGTTACCTTGGTCATGACGGTTGCACCATTAGTCGCTCCTATGATTGGTGGTTACTTGGCATTGTGGTTCGGCTGGCGCTCAATTTTCTGGGTATTGGCTATTTTTGCGGTGATCGTAATCTTAGCGGTATCGATGAAGATTCCAGAAACGCTGCCAACGGAAAATCGTCAACCGCTGCGTTTCAAAACCACGATTCGTAACTATGCTCGTTTATGTAAAAACCCGACGGCTATGGGCCTGATTTTCTCAGGTGCGTTCTCTTTCTCGGGAATGTTCGCATTCTTAACGGCAGGTTCTTTCGTTTACATCGACATCTATGGTGTTCGTCCTGATCTATTTGGTTACTTGTTTGGCTTGAACATTGTCGCGATGATCTTGATGACGAGCATTAATGGACGAATCGTAAAGAAAGTTGGCTCTCACGCGATGCTAAAATTGGGTTTATCGATTCAATTGTTCGCGGGTTTAGGTTTGTTGGTCGGCTGGTCACTAGACATCGGCTTATGGGGTATTGTGCCATTCGTGATGCTGTTTATCGGCACACTGTCTACCATTGGTAGTAACTCAATGGCGCTGCTTTTAAGCGGATACCCGAATATGGCCGGAACAGCTTCTTCGCTGGCGGGCACATTAAGATTTGGTACTGGTTCTGTGGTAGGCGCAATTGTCGCAATGCTACCAAGTGACACTGCAGGGCCAATGGCTATGGTGATGGCAGCATGTGCAATACTGTCAGCATTACTATATTGGACATTAGGAAAGAAGGCATAA
- a CDS encoding DUF2913 family protein, with product MSKYYIEIQKLVNDALGELYALHKSGKAIDAPIANNLYLVRWVTKAIKAQSYDRVIVPDLVRWQKQGRSKGNNSDLTFTFKRISAFYGQFFPEGEEPKALKDSDVEAFMDKMYEMGWSVSSEDELTTGGKIQFFTDGEHSFALCGKQCDDSFDGELMVKPMNWFVRGNHAEFIQAAMEAGFMLHKVTDYKSAVKYHGEYIVYPANQGNQLAEIPISVIG from the coding sequence ATGTCAAAATACTATATTGAAATTCAGAAGTTAGTGAACGATGCGTTAGGTGAGCTATACGCTCTGCATAAGTCAGGTAAAGCGATTGACGCTCCTATTGCAAACAACCTTTACCTTGTTCGTTGGGTAACCAAAGCGATCAAGGCTCAATCTTACGATCGCGTGATAGTGCCTGACTTAGTTCGCTGGCAAAAGCAGGGTCGCTCGAAGGGTAACAACTCTGATTTAACCTTTACCTTCAAACGTATCTCTGCGTTTTACGGTCAGTTCTTCCCTGAAGGCGAAGAGCCGAAAGCGCTAAAAGACAGCGATGTTGAAGCGTTTATGGATAAGATGTATGAGATGGGTTGGAGCGTATCAAGCGAAGACGAGCTAACCACTGGCGGCAAAATCCAATTCTTTACCGATGGTGAGCACTCTTTTGCCTTGTGTGGCAAACAGTGTGACGACTCTTTCGACGGTGAGTTGATGGTAAAGCCAATGAACTGGTTTGTACGTGGTAACCACGCTGAGTTTATTCAAGCGGCGATGGAAGCGGGCTTTATGCTTCACAAAGTGACGGACTACAAGTCTGCAGTGAAGTACCACGGTGAATATATCGTGTACCCAGCTAACCAAGGTAATCAATTGGCAGAGATTCCAATTAGCGTTATCGGCTAG
- a CDS encoding SDR family oxidoreductase, whose protein sequence is MKKVLVLGASGYVGSQLLPLLLEQGYQVTAAARHIDYLKARTEPHENLSLEYLDLADQSATQALVPDFDLIFFLVHGMAEGHDFIDYELNLARNFVSALGPKNQHVIYLSSLQPQTGDSEHLQARKKTGELLRKGSVPVTELRAGVIIGPGSAAFEIMRDFVYNLPIMIAPKWVDSKANPIALKNLNYYLLKLAQDTPSESQTFEVGGPDIVSYRNQFAHIAKTADRPLRLWATSLFTPKIASYWLGVVTSVPSNIGRALLAGLKHDFIANSTTIQEKYPQKLVSFESMVEQAIHAEGNFVKSNVWGFDKTAFKRWQAGYGYYPKKTGASITSTASLESLWHVVQKIGSPKQGYFFANSLWRTREWLDLLFGGGVPVRQMPEGPKLKVGDKIDSWKVIRCEENQFLSLLFGMKGPGLGRLEITVSDNGDSRELNISAWWHPKGFLGLLYWFAMMPAHLFIFKGMVKAIEKQAKELG, encoded by the coding sequence ATGAAGAAAGTACTGGTTTTAGGCGCTTCTGGATATGTTGGTTCACAGCTGCTTCCCCTTCTGCTAGAGCAAGGTTATCAGGTAACCGCAGCAGCAAGGCATATCGACTACTTAAAAGCGAGAACTGAGCCTCATGAGAATTTGTCACTCGAATATCTCGATCTGGCTGACCAATCAGCAACACAAGCTTTGGTTCCCGACTTTGACCTTATCTTCTTCCTTGTCCACGGGATGGCTGAAGGCCACGACTTCATTGATTACGAGTTAAACCTAGCTCGCAACTTTGTCTCTGCACTTGGCCCTAAAAACCAACATGTTATCTATCTGAGTTCACTTCAACCTCAAACCGGCGACTCTGAGCACCTTCAAGCCAGAAAAAAAACGGGTGAGCTGCTTCGTAAAGGGTCTGTTCCTGTTACCGAGCTGCGAGCTGGCGTCATTATCGGCCCGGGCTCTGCTGCATTTGAGATAATGCGAGACTTCGTTTACAACTTGCCAATCATGATTGCGCCGAAATGGGTCGACTCAAAAGCGAACCCTATCGCATTGAAAAACCTAAATTACTATTTATTAAAGCTAGCGCAAGATACTCCAAGTGAAAGCCAAACCTTTGAGGTGGGCGGGCCAGATATCGTCTCTTATCGAAATCAATTCGCGCATATTGCCAAAACCGCCGATCGTCCACTTAGGCTGTGGGCAACCTCCCTATTCACACCTAAAATCGCTTCTTATTGGCTTGGCGTGGTGACCTCTGTCCCTTCCAACATAGGTAGAGCGTTACTTGCGGGTTTAAAGCATGACTTTATTGCCAACTCGACCACTATCCAAGAAAAGTATCCGCAAAAACTCGTGTCATTCGAGAGCATGGTAGAACAAGCGATTCACGCTGAAGGTAACTTCGTAAAAAGTAATGTGTGGGGCTTCGATAAAACCGCATTCAAACGCTGGCAAGCCGGATATGGTTACTACCCCAAGAAGACTGGCGCAAGTATCACGTCGACTGCCTCGCTAGAGTCGCTTTGGCACGTCGTTCAAAAGATAGGCAGCCCGAAACAAGGTTACTTCTTCGCTAACTCTTTATGGCGCACAAGAGAATGGTTAGATCTTCTGTTTGGCGGCGGTGTACCCGTTCGACAAATGCCAGAAGGGCCAAAACTAAAAGTAGGCGACAAAATTGACTCATGGAAAGTGATTCGCTGTGAAGAGAACCAATTCTTATCGTTGTTGTTCGGGATGAAAGGCCCGGGCTTAGGGCGACTGGAAATTACCGTTTCTGATAACGGAGATTCTCGTGAACTGAACATATCAGCTTGGTGGCACCCGAAAGGCTTTCTAGGATTACTGTATTGGTTTGCAATGATGCCAGCTCACCTATTTATCTTTAAAGGGATGGTGAAAGCGATAGAGAAGCAGGCGAAAGAGCTGGGCTAG
- a CDS encoding cytochrome-c peroxidase: MNNKKLIMSLAGVGILAYLGTVYTVDKNDQRIAAESLAQFSSLDKSSLDYQAMKVLSDKGCAYCHTNESEMPFYSEWPIAKTLMNADIQTGMKHFEITQLFNGIQNNEPVSEVALARIEKVLYDDSMPPKIYQSMHWSAGISNEEKHTLLKWIRQTRADIHQDSPVDDSRREGTLQPIYTEFEVDEDRVKLGKALYHDTRLSGDDTISCATCHSLDTGGVDNLVGSVGIHGQVGGINAPTVFNSAYNKLQFWDGRANDLQDQAGGPPFNPIEMGSEGWQQIIDKLSSDPELVAKFNKTYNGEITGDTITHAIAEFEKTLVTPNSRFDQYLTGNTDAMDAHEKHGLKLFKQYSCDTCHTGEAMGGETFETMGMKADYFSDRGTDITPEDLGRYNVTAIESDKHKFKVPTLRNIELTAPYFHDGHAETLEQAIFDMGKYQVGVEMSDDEVDAIKAFLKTLTGEYKGNNLSPKAQQQS, from the coding sequence ATGAATAATAAAAAATTAATAATGAGTTTGGCAGGTGTCGGTATCTTGGCTTATTTAGGTACGGTGTATACGGTTGATAAAAACGATCAACGCATTGCTGCTGAAAGCCTCGCGCAATTTTCATCTTTGGATAAGTCCTCTTTAGACTACCAAGCAATGAAAGTACTCAGTGATAAAGGGTGTGCTTACTGCCACACCAACGAAAGTGAAATGCCCTTCTACTCTGAATGGCCAATCGCGAAAACCCTCATGAATGCCGACATACAAACAGGTATGAAGCACTTTGAGATTACGCAACTCTTCAACGGTATTCAGAATAATGAACCAGTATCCGAAGTAGCGCTCGCGCGCATCGAAAAAGTGCTCTACGACGATTCTATGCCACCTAAGATCTATCAATCCATGCACTGGTCTGCAGGCATTTCAAATGAAGAAAAGCACACCTTATTAAAATGGATACGCCAAACAAGAGCAGACATTCACCAAGACTCTCCAGTAGATGACAGCCGCAGAGAAGGTACGCTTCAGCCAATCTACACCGAGTTTGAAGTAGACGAAGACAGAGTAAAGCTGGGCAAAGCGCTCTACCATGACACGCGCCTATCAGGTGATGACACGATTTCTTGTGCCACTTGCCATAGCCTAGATACAGGCGGTGTCGACAACTTAGTTGGCTCTGTTGGCATTCATGGTCAAGTTGGCGGCATCAATGCGCCAACGGTTTTCAACTCGGCGTATAACAAACTGCAATTTTGGGACGGCAGGGCGAATGACTTGCAAGACCAAGCGGGCGGCCCTCCTTTTAACCCTATCGAAATGGGATCAGAGGGTTGGCAACAGATCATCGATAAACTGAGCAGTGATCCTGAGTTAGTTGCCAAATTCAATAAGACTTATAACGGTGAAATCACCGGTGACACCATCACTCATGCTATCGCCGAATTTGAAAAAACCTTGGTGACACCAAACAGCCGATTCGACCAATACCTGACGGGTAATACCGACGCAATGGACGCTCATGAAAAACATGGACTGAAGCTATTCAAACAATACAGCTGTGATACGTGCCACACGGGTGAAGCCATGGGCGGTGAAACCTTTGAAACCATGGGTATGAAAGCGGACTACTTCTCAGACAGAGGAACTGACATCACCCCAGAGGACTTGGGAAGATACAACGTCACGGCGATTGAGTCCGACAAGCACAAGTTCAAGGTGCCAACGCTGAGAAACATTGAACTCACTGCGCCCTACTTCCACGACGGCCATGCAGAGACACTAGAACAAGCGATCTTTGATATGGGTAAATATCAAGTGGGTGTCGAAATGAGTGATGATGAAGTGGATGCCATCAAAGCATTCCTAAAAACGCTCACCGGCGAATACAAGGGAAACAACCTTAGCCCTAAAGCTCAGCAGCAGAGCTAA
- a CDS encoding MATE family efflux transporter, whose amino-acid sequence MLLSSIIHHTRGDFVRRLIAIALPITLQSIMFSSRGLVDVLMLGQLGEADIAAVGVASRAMFVTTIMLVGVTTGGALLTAQYWGAGNKQGVRESTALTWLVSTLFALLTIVFFVSFPAQIMGVTTDSQEVISLGVEYIVITSFSMLAVSCVSSMAVGLRAMHKPGLSTFFSGIGILSNVFLNWVLIFGNLGFPALGIKGAAIATVLSGAIEVATLFGYLYFSKHLLAFKLCDIKAAATVEKVVRFLKLSLPTTFNFLAWAGGLFAYHAIMGQSGVQGLAALSVMTPVESISLSLLIGMSNAAAVLVGNQLGAKNNEAVYYQALGLTILCFLTSIVVAIFLYFIQTPILNAFSALTEETRALSEKFILILSVGIVIRSIPMTVIVGVLRAGGDVKFCLYQDLIAQWVIGIPLAAIAAIYFKFPPEWVYLLFLTEEVIKWGGSLYRMKTRKWIKNLIGS is encoded by the coding sequence ATGTTGCTCTCTTCAATTATCCATCACACACGCGGCGATTTTGTTCGTAGGTTGATTGCCATTGCTTTGCCAATCACCTTGCAGAGCATCATGTTTTCAAGCCGAGGCTTAGTGGATGTATTGATGTTAGGACAACTTGGGGAAGCAGATATTGCCGCTGTCGGTGTTGCAAGTCGCGCGATGTTTGTGACGACTATTATGCTGGTGGGCGTGACCACGGGCGGGGCCCTGTTGACAGCTCAATATTGGGGAGCGGGCAACAAACAAGGTGTGAGAGAAAGCACTGCATTAACCTGGCTGGTTTCGACGCTGTTTGCACTGCTGACCATCGTGTTCTTTGTCTCTTTCCCGGCACAAATTATGGGTGTGACTACCGACTCTCAAGAAGTTATTAGCTTGGGCGTTGAATACATCGTTATCACCTCATTTAGCATGTTAGCCGTATCGTGTGTCAGCAGTATGGCTGTTGGCCTAAGAGCGATGCATAAACCTGGGTTGAGTACCTTCTTCAGTGGTATTGGTATCCTGTCTAACGTGTTCTTAAACTGGGTGCTAATCTTCGGTAACTTAGGATTTCCGGCTCTTGGCATCAAAGGTGCGGCGATTGCGACCGTACTGAGTGGCGCAATTGAAGTGGCGACCTTGTTTGGCTACCTCTATTTCTCTAAACATTTATTAGCCTTCAAACTTTGTGATATCAAAGCAGCGGCTACTGTGGAGAAAGTCGTTCGCTTCTTGAAATTGTCTCTGCCGACAACCTTTAACTTTTTAGCTTGGGCTGGTGGCTTATTCGCTTATCACGCCATCATGGGGCAATCGGGCGTGCAAGGGTTAGCAGCACTTTCGGTGATGACGCCCGTTGAATCTATCTCATTGAGTTTATTAATTGGTATGTCGAATGCAGCCGCGGTTTTGGTGGGGAACCAGCTTGGTGCGAAGAACAATGAAGCGGTCTACTATCAAGCACTCGGCTTAACGATTTTGTGCTTCTTGACCAGTATTGTAGTGGCGATTTTCCTCTACTTTATACAAACGCCAATATTGAATGCCTTTAGTGCTTTGACTGAAGAAACCCGAGCGCTTTCAGAGAAGTTTATTTTGATTCTCAGCGTGGGTATTGTCATTCGTTCTATTCCAATGACAGTGATCGTTGGTGTACTCAGAGCGGGCGGTGACGTTAAGTTCTGTCTTTACCAAGATCTGATTGCTCAGTGGGTGATAGGTATTCCGTTGGCAGCCATCGCCGCTATTTACTTTAAGTTTCCACCTGAGTGGGTTTACCTGCTGTTCCTCACTGAAGAAGTGATTAAGTGGGGCGGGTCGCTCTATCGCATGAAAACAAGAAAATGGATTAAAAACTTGATAGGAAGTTGA
- a CDS encoding ABC transporter ATP-binding protein → MLKLSDLCKGYVDGGEFHPVLQGAELTLNQGDQLALMGESGSGKSTLLNLIAGLDLADSGEIAFPHFNMHDSTERDRTAYRRNNIGHIFQQFNLLPTLNIADNIRFCRQLKGLPEDKGLWRQILSALDLMPLLGRYPEEASGGQQQRAAIARALYMEPKILLADEPTGSLDERNAEAVMRLLTSLARQLECTLLLVTHSEKVALHMDGRIRLQGGQLHVMARS, encoded by the coding sequence ATGTTAAAGCTGTCAGACCTATGTAAAGGCTATGTCGATGGGGGGGAGTTCCACCCTGTTTTGCAAGGTGCTGAACTGACATTAAACCAAGGTGACCAGCTGGCATTAATGGGCGAAAGCGGTTCAGGTAAAAGTACTTTACTGAATCTTATCGCGGGTTTAGACCTAGCCGATTCAGGTGAAATCGCTTTCCCTCACTTCAACATGCACGACTCTACCGAGCGTGACCGCACCGCTTATCGCAGAAACAACATTGGCCATATCTTTCAGCAGTTCAACTTACTGCCGACATTGAATATTGCTGATAACATTCGTTTTTGCCGCCAATTAAAAGGCTTACCTGAAGACAAGGGGCTCTGGAGGCAGATTCTTTCTGCTTTAGATCTAATGCCTTTGCTTGGTCGTTACCCTGAAGAGGCGTCTGGTGGACAGCAACAACGTGCAGCGATTGCTCGTGCGTTGTATATGGAACCAAAAATCTTATTGGCCGATGAACCAACAGGTAGTCTAGATGAACGTAATGCCGAAGCGGTAATGCGTTTGCTTACGTCTTTGGCTCGCCAATTAGAATGCACTTTGTTGTTGGTGACACACAGTGAAAAAGTAGCGTTACACATGGATGGCCGGATCCGTCTACAAGGAGGGCAACTGCATGTTATGGCCCGTAGTTAA
- a CDS encoding ABC transporter permease → MLWPVVKALLGHYRRYPLQIILVWLGLTLGVSLLVGVTAINQHAKQSYAHGEKLFSNPLPYRIRPKHNANKIPQGFYIHLRREGFQQCSPFDHHRITDENGSNFMLIGIDPVSMLQLQPGVALKDLNTLNLMKPPYPILVSDDLAEHMQWNNGDYIPLLDGSELGPVMVDENNIINGTRLIADISLLRMLKRSAGLSVIACSEMSTEKFERLKNMLPNGLTISRSSKAELESLTSAFHLNLKAMGMLSFVVGLFIFYQAMSLSFIQRQPLVGILRQTGVSGWQLTKALCLELLLLVLLSWICGNVFGVMLANQLLPAVSSSLGDLYDANVGLTIDWNWRWSGYSLLMALIGAFLACAWPLVRLLKSQPIRLSSRLSLMRFAGTEFTWQALIGCGFLVAAVAVYQAPQTQESGFAIIALMLVSVALFTPFLMWKLFNSLSYSLRWVRARWFFADAASSMSYRGVATMAFMLALTANIGVETMVGSFRDTTDKWLTQRLAADLYIYPTNNAAARMSSWLSEQPEVDSVWWRWEKDVASPVGSIQVVSTGPSEGELEALTIKLGIPNYWYHLHHSKGVLISESMSLKLGIRPGDYIDLYDNLGSGWQVVGVYYDYGNPYHQVMMSHRNWLYGFAGRGNVGLGVILKDDVNSIGLRSRLESVFRLGSERIFDNNNIHSQAMRVFDRTFAIADTLGNITLVIAVFGIFFATVAGEVSRQRHISLQRCLGVSAKELILTGSLQLFVFGLISSLIAIPLGLALASLIVDIVIKQSFGWSLELQVLPWDYLETFAWAMAALMLAGALPVMRMIRNTPMKSLRDAL, encoded by the coding sequence ATGTTATGGCCCGTAGTTAAGGCACTACTCGGTCATTATCGACGTTACCCACTTCAGATTATCTTGGTATGGCTTGGTTTAACCCTCGGTGTATCACTTTTGGTTGGTGTTACTGCCATTAACCAGCACGCCAAGCAAAGCTATGCTCATGGCGAAAAACTCTTTTCGAATCCTCTTCCTTACCGTATTCGACCAAAACACAACGCCAATAAAATCCCACAAGGCTTTTATATCCACCTTCGCCGTGAGGGCTTTCAGCAGTGTTCTCCTTTTGATCACCATCGTATCACTGATGAAAACGGTTCAAACTTCATGCTGATTGGCATAGACCCAGTATCTATGCTTCAACTGCAACCGGGCGTTGCGTTAAAAGATCTCAATACGTTAAACCTCATGAAGCCGCCGTATCCGATTCTTGTGAGCGATGATCTCGCTGAACACATGCAATGGAACAATGGTGATTACATTCCTCTTCTGGATGGCTCTGAACTTGGCCCTGTGATGGTTGACGAGAACAACATTATTAATGGTACAAGATTGATTGCGGATATTTCGCTGCTGAGAATGCTCAAGCGAAGTGCCGGTTTATCTGTGATTGCTTGCTCAGAGATGTCTACCGAGAAGTTTGAGCGCCTTAAGAATATGTTGCCAAACGGTTTAACGATTTCGCGCAGCTCTAAAGCCGAACTTGAGTCTCTAACCAGTGCATTCCATTTAAACTTAAAAGCGATGGGTATGCTGTCGTTTGTGGTTGGCTTGTTCATTTTCTATCAAGCAATGTCGCTTTCTTTTATTCAACGTCAACCGTTAGTCGGAATTTTAAGACAGACGGGTGTGTCTGGTTGGCAGCTGACGAAAGCGCTCTGTTTAGAATTATTGCTACTGGTTTTACTGAGCTGGATCTGCGGCAATGTGTTTGGCGTGATGCTAGCAAACCAATTGTTACCTGCCGTATCTTCAAGCTTGGGCGATTTATATGACGCCAACGTCGGATTAACGATCGATTGGAATTGGCGTTGGAGCGGTTACAGCTTACTGATGGCATTGATTGGTGCTTTCTTAGCGTGTGCTTGGCCACTGGTTCGTTTACTTAAGTCTCAACCGATTCGTCTCTCTTCTCGTTTGTCTTTGATGCGTTTTGCTGGCACCGAGTTCACTTGGCAAGCACTGATTGGCTGTGGCTTCTTGGTTGCTGCTGTTGCTGTGTACCAAGCTCCGCAAACACAAGAGTCTGGCTTTGCAATTATCGCACTGATGTTGGTGAGTGTGGCTCTGTTCACGCCATTCTTAATGTGGAAACTGTTTAACAGCCTGTCTTATTCATTGCGTTGGGTTCGTGCTCGCTGGTTCTTCGCGGACGCAGCATCAAGCATGAGCTATCGTGGTGTCGCGACTATGGCCTTTATGCTAGCGCTGACGGCGAACATTGGCGTAGAAACCATGGTAGGTAGCTTTAGGGACACTACCGATAAGTGGCTAACACAGCGTTTGGCGGCTGACCTCTATATTTACCCAACCAACAATGCGGCGGCTCGTATGAGTAGTTGGCTATCAGAACAGCCTGAAGTTGATTCTGTTTGGTGGCGTTGGGAGAAAGATGTCGCTTCTCCAGTAGGCAGTATTCAAGTGGTGAGTACGGGACCTTCTGAAGGCGAACTAGAAGCGCTAACGATTAAACTCGGTATTCCAAATTACTGGTATCACTTACACCATTCTAAAGGTGTGTTGATCAGCGAATCGATGTCTCTCAAGCTGGGTATTCGCCCGGGAGACTATATTGACCTCTATGACAACCTAGGCTCCGGTTGGCAAGTTGTGGGCGTTTATTACGATTATGGTAACCCTTACCATCAAGTGATGATGTCACACCGAAACTGGCTATACGGTTTTGCTGGGCGAGGCAATGTTGGCCTTGGCGTGATACTCAAAGATGATGTCAATTCAATCGGTCTTAGAAGCCGATTGGAAAGCGTATTCAGGCTCGGATCTGAACGTATCTTTGATAACAACAATATTCACAGCCAAGCGATGCGGGTATTTGATAGAACGTTCGCGATTGCAGATACGCTAGGCAACATCACTTTGGTTATAGCTGTGTTCGGTATCTTCTTTGCAACTGTTGCGGGTGAAGTATCGCGGCAAAGGCATATCTCGCTGCAGCGCTGTTTAGGTGTCTCTGCGAAAGAGCTGATTCTGACAGGCAGTTTACAACTGTTTGTGTTTGGACTTATTTCCTCTTTAATCGCGATTCCGCTTGGCTTAGCGTTAGCGAGCTTGATCGTTGATATCGTTATCAAGCAGTCTTTTGGGTGGTCACTCGAGTTACAAGTGCTTCCTTGGGACTATTTAGAGACATTTGCTTGGGCAATGGCAGCATTGATGCTAGCTGGTGCTTTACCAGTGATGAGAATGATTCGGAACACGCCGATGAAGTCACTGAGGGATGCCCTTTAA
- a CDS encoding lipocalin-like domain-containing protein — protein MPFNMFLRNSSTKLRQRILSSLLLISFFGIFLSVWGYYSYFIDPGEKGVNEVNSVLVSEHFNVFEPVLPDRNVSLPQDFKFHPEFQHEWWHYFASLKGDDGKDYSVQWSFFRIATDERETPGWQSPQVYISNVVVSSKSKVWKEQRMARGGIGQAGMTNRPFRIWIDNWNWRSLGNTPFPGRLQVQTDTFGLQLDTVAKGPYVLNGENGYQKKHDLLPVASYNFSAPFLSLSGVLNLDGVAKEVEGTAWVHKEWGSGLLGVGQQGWDWFVFNLDDGTALSINRYRHNQQLPYVFGTLATRSGKVYQLTEADISIQPLQNTTLMNGRRMPLQWIINVPKHDINLTTRIIRRDMWLPFVIPYWEGPIKASGSHEATGFMQLTGY, from the coding sequence ATGCCCTTTAATATGTTTCTACGGAATAGCTCAACCAAGTTAAGACAGCGAATTTTGTCTTCTCTATTGTTAATCAGTTTCTTCGGCATCTTTTTGAGTGTTTGGGGTTACTACTCCTATTTCATCGACCCTGGCGAAAAAGGGGTCAATGAGGTGAACTCTGTTTTGGTAAGTGAACACTTCAACGTGTTTGAACCTGTGTTGCCAGACCGTAACGTTTCGCTACCACAAGATTTCAAGTTTCATCCGGAGTTTCAGCACGAATGGTGGCACTACTTTGCGTCTTTGAAAGGGGACGATGGCAAAGACTATTCGGTTCAGTGGAGCTTTTTCCGTATCGCGACAGACGAACGTGAAACGCCCGGATGGCAGAGTCCACAAGTCTATATCTCAAACGTGGTGGTCTCTTCCAAATCTAAAGTATGGAAAGAGCAGCGCATGGCTCGTGGTGGCATTGGCCAAGCGGGAATGACCAATCGTCCGTTTAGAATTTGGATTGATAATTGGAATTGGCGTTCGCTGGGTAACACGCCGTTTCCTGGTCGCCTGCAAGTACAAACGGATACGTTCGGTCTCCAATTAGATACAGTGGCGAAAGGGCCATATGTACTTAATGGGGAAAACGGCTATCAGAAAAAGCACGATTTACTACCTGTTGCATCTTATAACTTCAGCGCGCCGTTCTTATCATTGAGTGGCGTATTGAATCTCGACGGTGTCGCCAAGGAAGTTGAAGGCACAGCGTGGGTACATAAAGAGTGGGGCAGTGGTTTACTCGGAGTGGGTCAACAAGGTTGGGATTGGTTTGTATTCAATCTTGATGATGGTACAGCGCTGAGCATTAATCGCTATCGTCATAATCAACAGTTGCCTTATGTGTTCGGCACTTTAGCGACTCGTTCCGGTAAGGTATACCAACTGACCGAAGCCGATATTTCGATTCAGCCTTTGCAAAACACAACCTTGATGAATGGTCGACGAATGCCACTTCAGTGGATCATTAACGTGCCCAAGCATGATATCAACCTGACTACGCGTATTATACGTAGGGATATGTGGCTTCCATTTGTCATACCATATTGGGAAGGGCCAATTAAGGCGAGCGGGAGCCATGAGGCGACCGGCTTTATGCAGCTCACTGGTTACTAA